In Leptotrichia buccalis C-1013-b, the genomic window TTTGTTTGTCGTAAAAGTGAAAATAGGTGACTTGTTAAAGCTGAACTTTATTCCGGCTTTATTTATTTTAACAACTGTAATTTCCTTGCTGTTTATAAAAGCGGATATATGGACATTTTTGCTACGTTCATTTTCCTCGATAGCTGTAGTTTATTTCCTTATTTGTTCTACTCCAATTATAGATTTGGACTATATATTTGCAAAGCTGAAATTTCCTAAAATATTTAGGGAAATGTTTTTACTAATTTACAGATATATATTTTTATTATTTGAAAATAAGGAAAAATTACATAATGCACAGGAAGTAAGACTAGGATACAGCAGTTTTAAAAATGGGATGAAATCATTTCCAATGCTAGTAGTTGCTATATTAAAAAAAACATACTACTATAATCTGAATTCTATAAAGGCTGTGGAATCAAGAATGGGAAAGGAATTTATTTTTTCTCATAGAAAATATAAAAAAATTGGGTTTGAAATAATATTCGTAATAATAATAGTTATAATAAATTTATATTTGGTGGTAAAATACAATGCTTAGACTTGAAAATATAACTTTTTCATACGACGAAGAAACAGAGGCTCTAAAAGATGTGACTTTGAATATTGAAAAAGGGAAAAAAACATTATTTCTTGGGGAAAATGGCTCAGGAAAATCAACATTATTTTTAATAATGAATGGACTTTTGAAAGCACAAAAGGGAAATATTTATTTTGAAGAGAAAAAAATAGAGCATAAAAAGAAAAATCTCGAAGAATTGAGAAAAAAAGTCGGGATAATTTTTCAGGATCCTGAAATACAGATTTTTGCACCTTTAGTATTTCAGGAAGTAGCTTACGGACCTGAAAATCTTGGATATTCTAAAGAGGAAGTAGAAAAAAATGTAAACAGGGCAATGAAAGAAATCAATATAACAGATTTAAAAGATAGACCTTGTCATCATCTGAGCTATGGACAGAAAAAAAGAGTCTCAATAGCTGCAATTACGGCAATGGAGCCAGAACTTCTTATTCTAGATGAGCCAACTGCATGGCTTGATTCTAAAAATACAAAAAGAGTATCAGAAATTCTAGATAATTTTTCCAAAGCAGGAAAAACAATGGTGGTATCAACGCACGATACAGATTTTGCCTATGAATTTGCTGACTATATCTATGTCCTTGAAAAAGGGAGAATTGTACGGCAAGGGAGCAGGGACGAGGTTTTTGAGGATTTTGAATTTTTGAAGAAATTAAATTTGAATATTCCAAATGTACTGAAAATAAAAAGTTATCTCAAGTATAAAAATCTTGATGAAAATGATTATTATAAATTTTTGGAGGAAAAAAACTTGCTATGAAAAAATTACTTATATCAGGAGCAATGAGCGGCAGTGGAAAGACTACGGTAAGCAGCATATTGATGTCAGCTTTTGAAAATGTGGCACCTTTTAAGGTTGGTCCAGACTACATCGATCCTGGTTATCATGAGTTGTTTACAGGGAATAAATCTCGTAATTTAGATGCTTTTATGTTTGATGATAAAACATTAAGACATATATTTGAAACAGGAGCAAAAGGGAGCAATATCGCTATAGTCGAGGGAGTTATGGGACTTTATGACGGAATTGGGCATGAAAAGGATAATTTTAGCACAGCTCACGTATCAAGAATTCTTGATATTCCAGTAATTCTAGTGGTTAATGCAAAAGGAATTTCCACAAGTATAGCTGCTGAAGTTTTAGGATTCAAATTATTTGATGAAAATGTTAAAGTAAAGGGAATTATCTTAAACAATGTTTCTTCTGAGAAACTATATTTAAACTTAAAGGAAGCGGTAGAAAGATTTACGGGAATAGAATGCGTAGGATATTTGCCGAAAAATGAGAAATTATCGGTGGAAAGTAGACATCTGGGATTAAAACAGGCTTTTGAATTGAAAGGCTCAAAAGAACTTGAGGAAAAAAAACAGCTGTTTAAGGAAATTGCACAAAATTGCTTAGATTTAGAAAAAATTTACGAAATAGCAGAAGAATTTGAAACAAAAAGCAGTATGGACAGTTTTGAGCCAATAATGGACTTAAAGAATAAATATAAAGGGAAACGTGTTGGAGTCGCTAAAGATGGTGCATTTTCATTTTACTATGAGTCAAATCTGGAACTGATGAGATTTTCGGGATTAGAAATAGTAGAATTTAGTCCTGTAAAAGATGAAAAAATACCAGAAAATCTTGATATGATTTATTTTGGCGGAGGTTATCCCGAACTTTACTGGAAAGAATTGTCTGAAAATGTTTCTATGAAGGAAAGCATAAGACAGGCTTATGAAAACGGAGTAAAAATCTATGGAGAATGTGGCGGATTTATTTATTTAACCAACAAGCTGAATTTGCTAGACGGAAATAGCGGGAATTTCTGTGGAATTATAGATGTGGAAATTTCTATGAAAAATAGGCTGAATATCGGAAGGTTTGGTTACATAAATATAAAAACTGAAAATGGAATTCATACAAAAGGACACGAATTTCATTATTCAGAAATTTCTGTAGATAATGAAAAAGAAAAATTTTATAAAATAGAAAAAAATGATGGAAGAAATTGGGTTTGCGGATATAGAAAAAATAGTCTTCTAGCGGGTTATCCACACATTTCTTTTTATTCAAATATAAAATTTTTCAAATATTTAATTGAAAAATTGTAAAAAAAGCTATCTAAAATTTAAAAAATAATATATAATTGTATAGTAAAACTATTTAAAAATCGAACTAATCAAAGTTATAGTCAATCCACTTGAAAATTGTTGTAAAACTGTTAAAAAAGCAATGGATTGGCTATAGATATAGCAAAAGATTTATTCTAGTTTTAAACTGGAATTGCTGTATTTAAAATTTAAACTTAAAATATTGTTTGATTTTTTTTTAGTTTAAAAACATAAAAAAATATTGGAGGGAATCAATTTATGTCGTATATTAAGGATCCGAAAGGGATAGAAGTAAGAAGTTTTGAAATGATTACGGAAGGATTAGGGAACAAGGTAGACCACTTTGCTGAAAATGAGAAGCCAATTGTGAAAAGACTGGTGCACACTACTGGAGATTTTGGGTATGCAGATATTACAGAGTTTCATAATGATGCGGTAAATTCGGCTATGGAAGCTATAAAATCAGGGTGCAAGATATATTGTGATACAAATATGATTGTTACTGGATTAAATAAAATAGGTCTTGCGAAATTTGGATGTTCAGCATATTGTCTTGTAAATGATGAAGAAGTGGCAAAAGAAGCTAAGGAAAGAGGAATTACAAGATCGATGGTTGGAATTGAAAGAGCAGTGAAAGATAAGGATACAAAAATATTTTTGATTGGAAATGCTCCAACAGCATTATTTAAACTTCTTGAAGAAATAAGCAAGGAAGGGGCAGAAAAGCCTAAACTTATTGCAGGAGTACCAGTAGGATTTGTTGGATGTCCTGAATCAAAAGCCGCACTTTCAGATTATGATGTGCCATTTATAAGAACTAACGGTACAAAAGGTGGAAGTACAGTAGCTGTGGCAGTATTACATGGAATACTGTATCAAATGTTTGAAAGAGACAGATATTAAAAAAACTACTAACAAAGGGAAGGAAGTAAAAATGGAAGAATACGTATATTTTAACGGTAGAAAACTAAGATATGGCTATACAACGGGAAGTTCTGCAACAGCAGCCACGAAAGCTGCACTTATGTATCTTCTGCAAGATGGAGAACAGGATATACCAGAAGTAACTATCGGACTTCCCTCAGGAAAATCTATAACAATAAAAGTAGATTCATTAAAAAAAGCAGATAACTATGCGCTTGCATCGGTTTTAAAGGATGGGGGAGATGATCCCGACGTTACTCACGGACTTCAGATTTTTTCAAAGGTAAGTTTGCGTGATGATGCAAAAATAAATATTTTTGGTGGGATAGGAGTAGGGAAAGTTACCAAAAAAGGTCTTCCCATCTCTCCTGGAAATTCTGCAATAAATCCTACTCCTTTAAAAATGATAAGAGCGGCGGTGGAAAGTGTTCTTCCAACTGGAAAAGGTGCAGATATAGAAATTTTTGTGCCAAAAGGCGAAGAAACTGCAAAAAAAACATTGAATGCAAAACTTGGAATTATCGGTGGAATTTCAATTCTTGGTACAACGGGAATAGTAAAGCCGATGTCGGAAGACGCATGGAAAGCATCGCTTGCCATTGAATTGAAGATGGCTCTTGAAAATGCTGAAAATGGTGAGGCAATATTTCTATTTGGAAACAGGGGGAAAAAATATTTAACTGACAATTTTGAGGATAATACTTCATTATCTGTTGTAATAAGTAATTTTGTGGGCTATATGTTTGACAGGGCGTGCGAATTTGAGGCAAGAAAAATTTACTTTATTGGTGAACTTGGAAAATTTGTAAAAGTTGCAGGCGGGATATTTCATACACATAGCAGAGTTTCTGATGCCAAAATGGAAATACTCGCTGCAAATGCGCTGCTTGTAGGCGAAAGCATGGAAAACCTTAAAAAGATAATGGCTTCCAACACAACCGAAGAAGCTACAAAATACATTGAAAAAACAGAAGTTTACGATCTTCTGGCAAAAAAAGCCAAACAGAAATGTGAAGAATATTGCCGAAGAAACGGCTGGGATCTGGAAGTAGAAACACTTATTATTTCTGCTGAAAGAAAAGAGCTGGGAAGCAGTAAGAAGTTTTTTGATAATTTTAAAAGAAAAGGGCTTTAAGGATATAGAAGTTGTTACGGTTGTTGTTAGCAGATTGAAAAAATCAGACTATACTATGATGTTTGAAAAAAATACTATTTGTATAATAGACCTGTTAGACAGCCTAAGTTTTTTATTTTCACAAGGGGTTTAATACCCCTTGTTTCAGAATATTTGTTTTATCAAATTCTAAATGCAAGTTTAATTAAATTTATGAAGAAATAAAAGCTGGAAAAACCTCATTGATAATTTTTAAATTATAGGATTACATTCCTTTAAAAAATAAAAATTCCGAAATTTAAGGAATATATTCCTTAAAATTTGTTAATTCATAAAAAAATAGGATTACATTCCACAAAAATTGATTTTTAAATAAAAAAGGGGTATAATTTAAAAGGAAATGAGGTGTTAAAATGATAAGAATAGATCGAAAAGAATATTTAGATTTTTTAGTAAAATCAAAAGACAGACAGATAATAAAGGTCGTATCTGGTGTAAGAAGATGTGGAAAATCCACTCTCTTTGAGATATATAAAGATTTTCTGCTTGAAAATGGAGTTGCAAAAAATCAGATTATATCCATAAATTTTGAAGATATGGATTATGAAGAACTTACAGATTACAAAAAACTTTACGAATATATAAAATCTAAAATGATTAAAGATAAAAGGAATTATATATTTTTAGATGAAATTCAGCATGTGGATAAATTTGAAAAAGTTGTAGACAGCCTTTTTATAAAAGAAAATACAGACCTGTATATAACAGGTTCTAATGCCTATTTTATGTCGAGCGAGCTGGCAACCCTTTTAAGTGGGCGTTATATAGAACTGAAAATGTTGCCTTTATCATTTAAGGAGTATTATCAGGCTAAATTAGAGTATGAAAAACTGGAGCAGAAGGAAAATAGGACATCAAAAACACTTATACAATATTATAATGAATATATAGTAAACAGTTCGTTTCCTTATACTTTACAGTTAGACAGTGATTTGAAAAATATACATGAATATTTAAGCGGAATATATAACTCAGTGCTTTTGAAAGATATAGTTGCAAGATTGAAAATTTCAGATGTAATGAGACTTGAAAGTGTTGTGAAGTATGTATTTGATAATATCGGTAATTTAACTTCGCTTTCAAAGATAGCGAATACCCTAACTTCAATGGGAAGAAAAACGGATGCAAAAACCATTGAAAAGTATATTAGAGGGCTTACTGACAGTTTACTTGTGCATGAAGTTAGCAGATACAATATAAAAGGGAAAGAATTCCTGTCCACATTATCAAAATATTATGTTGCAGATTTAGGACTCAGACAGATGATTTTAGGTAATAGAAATATAGATATGGGTCATATACTGGAAAATGTAATTTATCTTGAACTGCTTAGAAGAAAAGGCAATGTATATGTCGGGCAGTTTGATAAAAACGAAATTGACTTTGTTGTTATTAATTCAAATGAAATTGAGTATTATCAGGTCGCTTTGACAGTTTTAGATGAAAACACTTTAAAAAGGGAACTGGATACCTTTAAAAATATTAAGGATAACTATCCGAAGTATCTTATAACCTTAGATGATGTAATGGTAAATACTGACTATGACGGAATAAAGGTTGTAAATGCTCTGGAGTGGTTGTTGGAAGTTTAATGATGTCTAAAACGTATTTATGCTATTACTGATGTGTTTAATGGAAAATTATATATTGGTTCAGCTTATGGCAATGATTGTTTACTAAATAGATGGAGTATGTTAATAATTTAACTGGAGGAAATGTAGAACTAAAAAAAGTTTTAGAGGAAAAAGGTGAAAAATATATTCAAACTAACTTTAAGTACTCTATACTTGAAATTTTTGATACCAAGACAAAACAGGAATATATATTAGAACGAGAAAATTATTGGAAAAAAGTTTTTGAAACTAAAAAATTTGGAATGAATAAAAATTAGAGGAGAAAAAATGGCTAGTAAATTAGGTAAATTCTATGGAATAGGAGTAGGAGTAGGAGATCCTGAAAATATAACAGTTAAAGCAACAAAAAGACTGCATGAAGTAGATGTGATAGTACTGCCTGAGGCAAAAAGCGGAGAAGGAAGTACAGCCTTTAATATTGTAAAAGAATATGTAAAACCAGAAGTAGAGCAATTATTTCTGGAGTTTCCTATGATAAAGGATGTGGAAGCGAGAAAAGTTTTTAGAAAAAATAATGCGGATGTAATAAGTGCTGAATTGGAAAAAGGTAAAAATGTAGCGTTTTTAACAATAGGTGATCCAATGACTTATAGCACTTATACTTATGTATTGGAACATATTTCAGATGATGTGGAAGTTGAAACTATTGCGGGAATAACTTCGTTTAACAGTATTGCGGCAAGGCTTAATATACCGCTGATGATTGGAGATGAAGATTTAAAAGTAGTTTCTGTCAATAGAAAGACTGATGTTTATAAAGAAATTGAAAATAATCAAAATTTAGTGTTAATGAAAATTAGCCGAGATTTTGAAAAAATAAAAAAAGCGATTATTGAAACAGGAAATAAAGAAAATATAGTTATTGTTTCAAACTGTGGAAAAGAAAATGAAGAAATTATTACAGATATTGAAAATGTTGAAAGTGTACATTATTTTTCTACATTAATTCTAAAAAAATAGGGAATAGATGAATGGAAAAGATTTCTAAAAGCGTAAAAAAGTTAAAACCTAAAATAATAATATTTATAGTTTTACAAATTTTATTATTTATGTATTATTTCTGGATTGGAAAATATGATTGGGATTATGGTTTTGATTTGCCATACCGTATAGTTTTTGAAGGAATATTTTCGGTAGTAGTAGGCGTATTTTTTGGTTTAATATTTTATTTATTAGGAAAAAGTGAAGAATATGAAAATGATAAAATTTTGAAATTGCCAATATTTTTTATAATTTTGTCAATGATATTACTATTTAGAATAGATATTATGGGAGTTATAAAATTATGTTTTTTCAACGGATTATTCATTTTAGGAATATTTAGAAGTAAAATAGAGATTAGAAGTTATTTGTTTAAAGTTTCTAAAATTACATTATGGTTTGTTGTAATGTACTTTTTAATACCAATTTATATATTCTTTTTTCCAAATGCTTTTATGATTTTTTTTGCAATAATAGAAAGTATTTTTGGAATTGATAAAAGCTTTAGTCAATATATAACTTTAATTTCATTTTTTATTACTAATTTCTTTTTTGGATTTTTTATAAAAAAATATTTTGATAAAGAAGAAATTGAAGTTGTAAGAATATTGACAATAGCAGCCTGTCTAATAATTATGGGAATATTTATTTTTATGGGCTTTAATTGGTATAAAGAAGACTATCACGCAATAATTTATACTTTCCCCTACAAAGTTTTGATGTATTTTGAAGAAGGGGAAAATAGTGTCGAAAAATTTGGGATTATAAAGACATTAGAGTCGAGGTACTTTGTTTATGCGATGATTGTTAATATGGGATTTTATTTGGGAACTTTGAAAATAAATAATAAAAATAAAAGGAAAAATTGTGTTGAAAACAAGATTGATGGGGATATTTAATAAGAAGTAGTTAAAATTTAAGAACTAAAAGAAAGAAGGAATTATTATGAAAAAATATTATTTATTTTGTTACTTGGAGTAGCAATTCAAGGACTAGCAGAAACAATTGTAAAAGGAACTTATGATACGAAGAAAAAAAGATACATAGAATTAAGTCAAATTTTTGAAAAGGAAATAAATTTGAGTTATGTATTGCCAAGTGATAAAAAGAATATAGTAACGTATAAAACTGAAAATTATGATATTTTAGTGAGAAAAAGTGATTTATTGGAATTATACAATAAAAATAGAGATAAAAAAGAAAAGAATATAAAAAATAGTATTTCAGATAAAGATAAAAAATTGGATTATGTCCGTAATTATATTGCTGAATTGGTCGAAAACAATAGGGCAGTTATTTATGAAAGAAAAACAAAAAAAGAAATAAAAAATATTGTAAAAGTAAAATACAATAACGATATTTACTATGATGCGGGAAGAGGTTCAAATTACGATGGTTATAAATTTTATACAGATAAAAGTTTGTCGCAGGAAATCATGAAATTTGATATTATAACACAATTTGGAGTTGCACTCCACAGCAGTTTGGGAGATAATCCGTATAATAGGGAATTGACAGAAAAGGAAAAAGAGTATAGAGAAAAAAATGGAAATCATTTTGAAGAATTAAAGGGATTGTATGAGAAAGCCGTTCAAAATCCGAATGTTGAACAAAAAATTAGTTATTAGTTAAATATGTTTGATAAGTTATAAATTATTTTTAGAATTTAATATAAATAGGGGGTTAAAATGGGTAAAATTGAAAAAGGAATTGAGAGTAATATGGTTTATTTGCAAATCAAAGAATTGATGGAAAATGCAAGGAAACAGGTATCTGTAAAGATTAATAATATTCTTGTGCAGACTTATTGGAAAATTGGGAAAATTATTATAGAAGATGAACAGAAAAATAATGAGAGGGCGGAATACGGGAAAAAACTTTTAAAAGAATTGTCAAAAAAATTGACAAAAGAATATGGAAAGGGCTTTTCAAAATCAAATTTATTTAATATGAGAAAATTTTATTTGAAATATCAAAAATTCCAGACAGTGTCTGGAAAATTGAGCTGGTCCCATTATTGTGAGATTTTGAGTATATCTGATGATAAAGAAAGAGCATTTTATGAAAGGGAATGTGAAAATTCAAGATGGTCTGTTCGAGAATTAAAAAGGCAAATTTCAACATCATTATATCAAAGATTACTGCTTTCTTCTGGAGAAATAAATAAGAAAAAAGTTTTGGAATTGTCAAAAGTAGGAAATGTTATTCAAAAACCACAAGATATAATAAAAGATCCATATGTATTTGAGTTTTTAGGACTTCCTGAAGATAAATCCTTATTGGAAAGTGATTTGGAAGCTTCTCTTGTAAAACATATAGAAAAATTTTTGCTTGAACTTGGAAAAGGTTTTATGTTTGTAGGTTCTCAATATCGGATAACTCTGGGGAATAATCATTATTATGCGGATATGGTTTTTTATAATAAAGTTCTTAGAAGTTATGTTTTGATAGAGCTGAAAACTTCTAAATTAATGCCTGAAGCTGTGGGTCAGATGAATATGTACTTAAACTATTTTAAGGCAGAAGTAAATGATGAGTTTGACAATGAGCCAGTTGGAATAATTTTGTGCACAGATAAAGAAAATGGTATTCAGTCTGAATATGCACTAGGTGGACTTTCTAATCAGATTTTTGCTTCAAAATACACGTTGTATATTCCTAATAAGGAAGTGTTTGAAAATGAGGTGGAAAAAGTTTTGAGGGAGTATAATAAGAAAATAAAATTAAAAGGAATAGAGAATGATAATTATGAATAAAAAAGAATTACCGAAGTGTTCTGTTGAAATAACGCTTTCTTTAATTTCTAATAAATGGAAAATACTTATAATAAGAGATTTACTCGATGGAACAAAAAGATTTGGAGAGTTGAGAAAATCTATAAACGGAATTTCTAATAAAGTTTTGACATACAATTTAAGAGAAATGGAGGAGGACAATCTTCTTATAAGAAAGATTTATCCTGAAGTTCCTCCAAAAGTTGAATATTCTCTTACTGAAACAGGGTACAGCTTAAAACCAATACTGGAAAGTATGGATAAATGGGGTATAAATTACAGAGAAAAACAAAATACGAATAACTGAAATTGTATCAAATTAATTATAGTTTTTCAATTTTAAAATTTTCATTGGTATAAGTTTTTAAATCAAAAGTCCTGATTTCTTCTACATTAATATAAAAAAGTTCAAAAATAGGATTGTCAGGAGTTTTAAAAAGTTCTTTTATTGCTGGATATTCATTTAAAACTCTTGTTTTAAGATCAATATCATCAGTAAAATGAATATTTCCATTTACGGATATAAATGATAAATAATCTTTTGAATGAGAGAGAAAAGAAACGTAAGGACATTTTTTTAACTGTTTATAAACGTTTTTATTATTTGTAGTTGCAAGATATACATTATTTTTTTCAGAAAACAGATATTGTAAAATTCTTGTTTTAGGTTTATTATCATTGAGTGTAGCTAAAATTCCGTAAGAGTTTTCTTTTAATATTTTATTATAATCAACCATTTTAATTTCCTCCAGATATATTTTTTTGAGTTAGCTAACTATGTTAATTATAGCTTAAAACAGAAAAATTGTGAAGAAGGCACATTTTTATTACGAAGTAACAAAATGGTAACTTTAAAAAAGGGGAAAGTGCTATATTAAATTTTATTTATCAAATAACAATGTGTGGCTTATGAAATATGCAGGAAGTAAATATTTGATATTTGAAAAGCAAAAATAGTTAAAAATAATAATTTATAATTTGATGAAAAATAAATAACATGAAAAGAGAAAAAAGTTGGAAATAAAAAAAGTCTATGATGATAAGGATTGGTATGAAGAATATATTCAAGTTTTAAAAGACGGAAAAGAAATTCATTATGGTGAAAGTTTTGATTTGCCGAAATATGAAAATGGAAATTATGTGGAAATATAGAGTATTACAAATTTTTTAAAATTTATTTAAAAAAATGGGAAGATAAAATTTATTTTATTCCAAAGTATAATTTTTGTAATGAGAAGGTATACGGATATTCACCGTTGGAATTTTTGGAAAATGATATAAAAGAAATTTTAGAGAATAAGGAAGAAATTAATAAAATCAAGAAATTGACAATAAAGGATATTTTGTGTGAATGGGTATGTAATAGTCAGTTTAGAGAATTTTGCAATAGTTTTGAAGATTATCAGAAAAAATTGGTTAATGAAATTTATTTTGTGGATAACGAGATAATTAATAACGACATTTCAGGAAAATTTGAAAAGATTTTTGAAATAAAAAACAAAAAAATAGAAAAAATAAATGTTGAAGAAGTTGAAAAACTTGATAAAATATCCGTTTATCTTGAAAATGGGAAAGTCTGGGAAGCATTTTTTAAGAAAGATAAAAAAATATATTTGAATACAGAAATATCAGTAAGTTTTGAAATAAATGAAATATTATAAAAATAAAAAAAGAAAGAGGTAATTTTATGAAAAAAGTATACTTCATAGGAGCAGGACCAGGAGATCCTGAATTGATTACAGTAAAAGGGCAAAGAATCGTAAAAGAAGCAGATGTAATAATTTATGCTGGATCATTGGTTCCAAAAGAGGTTATTGATTGCCATAAGGATGGAGCTGAAATTTATAATTCCGCTTCAATGAATTTGGATGAAGTGATGGAAGTTACGATAAAGGCACACAAAAAAGGGAAGCTGGTAGCAAGAGTGCATACTGGAGATCCGAGCATTTATGGTGCAATAAGGGAACAAATGGATATTCTGGATGAATATGGGATTGAA contains:
- the cobI gene encoding precorrin-2 C(20)-methyltransferase, with translation MASKLGKFYGIGVGVGDPENITVKATKRLHEVDVIVLPEAKSGEGSTAFNIVKEYVKPEVEQLFLEFPMIKDVEARKVFRKNNADVISAELEKGKNVAFLTIGDPMTYSTYTYVLEHISDDVEVETIAGITSFNSIAARLNIPLMIGDEDLKVVSVNRKTDVYKEIENNQNLVLMKISRDFEKIKKAIIETGNKENIVIVSNCGKENEEIITDIENVESVHYFSTLILKK
- a CDS encoding winged helix-turn-helix transcriptional regulator codes for the protein MNKKELPKCSVEITLSLISNKWKILIIRDLLDGTKRFGELRKSINGISNKVLTYNLREMEEDNLLIRKIYPEVPPKVEYSLTETGYSLKPILESMDKWGINYREKQNTNN
- a CDS encoding cobyrinate a,c-diamide synthase translates to MKKLLISGAMSGSGKTTVSSILMSAFENVAPFKVGPDYIDPGYHELFTGNKSRNLDAFMFDDKTLRHIFETGAKGSNIAIVEGVMGLYDGIGHEKDNFSTAHVSRILDIPVILVVNAKGISTSIAAEVLGFKLFDENVKVKGIILNNVSSEKLYLNLKEAVERFTGIECVGYLPKNEKLSVESRHLGLKQAFELKGSKELEEKKQLFKEIAQNCLDLEKIYEIAEEFETKSSMDSFEPIMDLKNKYKGKRVGVAKDGAFSFYYESNLELMRFSGLEIVEFSPVKDEKIPENLDMIYFGGGYPELYWKELSENVSMKESIRQAYENGVKIYGECGGFIYLTNKLNLLDGNSGNFCGIIDVEISMKNRLNIGRFGYINIKTENGIHTKGHEFHYSEISVDNEKEKFYKIEKNDGRNWVCGYRKNSLLAGYPHISFYSNIKFFKYLIEKL
- a CDS encoding energy-coupling factor ABC transporter ATP-binding protein, whose translation is MLRLENITFSYDEETEALKDVTLNIEKGKKTLFLGENGSGKSTLFLIMNGLLKAQKGNIYFEEKKIEHKKKNLEELRKKVGIIFQDPEIQIFAPLVFQEVAYGPENLGYSKEEVEKNVNRAMKEINITDLKDRPCHHLSYGQKKRVSIAAITAMEPELLILDEPTAWLDSKNTKRVSEILDNFSKAGKTMVVSTHDTDFAYEFADYIYVLEKGRIVRQGSRDEVFEDFEFLKKLNLNIPNVLKIKSYLKYKNLDENDYYKFLEEKNLL
- a CDS encoding pyridoxamine 5'-phosphate oxidase family protein translates to MVDYNKILKENSYGILATLNDNKPKTRILQYLFSEKNNVYLATTNNKNVYKQLKKCPYVSFLSHSKDYLSFISVNGNIHFTDDIDLKTRVLNEYPAIKELFKTPDNPIFELFYINVEEIRTFDLKTYTNENFKIEKL
- a CDS encoding CbiQ family ECF transporter T component, encoding MLIDKVSYTNPIKNINPGVKFILSMTTLVFLLYTGSKIVFVFNFILFNLLLLFVVKVKIGDLLKLNFIPALFILTTVISLLFIKADIWTFLLRSFSSIAVVYFLICSTPIIDLDYIFAKLKFPKIFREMFLLIYRYIFLLFENKEKLHNAQEVRLGYSSFKNGMKSFPMLVVAILKKTYYYNLNSIKAVESRMGKEFIFSHRKYKKIGFEIIFVIIIVIINLYLVVKYNA
- a CDS encoding precorrin-8X methylmutase → MSYIKDPKGIEVRSFEMITEGLGNKVDHFAENEKPIVKRLVHTTGDFGYADITEFHNDAVNSAMEAIKSGCKIYCDTNMIVTGLNKIGLAKFGCSAYCLVNDEEVAKEAKERGITRSMVGIERAVKDKDTKIFLIGNAPTALFKLLEEISKEGAEKPKLIAGVPVGFVGCPESKAALSDYDVPFIRTNGTKGGSTVAVAVLHGILYQMFERDRY
- the cbiD gene encoding cobalt-precorrin-5B (C(1))-methyltransferase CbiD, whose product is MEEYVYFNGRKLRYGYTTGSSATAATKAALMYLLQDGEQDIPEVTIGLPSGKSITIKVDSLKKADNYALASVLKDGGDDPDVTHGLQIFSKVSLRDDAKINIFGGIGVGKVTKKGLPISPGNSAINPTPLKMIRAAVESVLPTGKGADIEIFVPKGEETAKKTLNAKLGIIGGISILGTTGIVKPMSEDAWKASLAIELKMALENAENGEAIFLFGNRGKKYLTDNFEDNTSLSVVISNFVGYMFDRACEFEARKIYFIGELGKFVKVAGGIFHTHSRVSDAKMEILAANALLVGESMENLKKIMASNTTEEATKYIEKTEVYDLLAKKAKQKCEEYCRRNGWDLEVETLIISAERKELGSSKKFFDNFKRKGL
- a CDS encoding PDDEXK nuclease domain-containing protein, with amino-acid sequence MGKIEKGIESNMVYLQIKELMENARKQVSVKINNILVQTYWKIGKIIIEDEQKNNERAEYGKKLLKELSKKLTKEYGKGFSKSNLFNMRKFYLKYQKFQTVSGKLSWSHYCEILSISDDKERAFYERECENSRWSVRELKRQISTSLYQRLLLSSGEINKKKVLELSKVGNVIQKPQDIIKDPYVFEFLGLPEDKSLLESDLEASLVKHIEKFLLELGKGFMFVGSQYRITLGNNHYYADMVFYNKVLRSYVLIELKTSKLMPEAVGQMNMYLNYFKAEVNDEFDNEPVGIILCTDKENGIQSEYALGGLSNQIFASKYTLYIPNKEVFENEVEKVLREYNKKIKLKGIENDNYE
- a CDS encoding ATP-binding protein; translated protein: MIRIDRKEYLDFLVKSKDRQIIKVVSGVRRCGKSTLFEIYKDFLLENGVAKNQIISINFEDMDYEELTDYKKLYEYIKSKMIKDKRNYIFLDEIQHVDKFEKVVDSLFIKENTDLYITGSNAYFMSSELATLLSGRYIELKMLPLSFKEYYQAKLEYEKLEQKENRTSKTLIQYYNEYIVNSSFPYTLQLDSDLKNIHEYLSGIYNSVLLKDIVARLKISDVMRLESVVKYVFDNIGNLTSLSKIANTLTSMGRKTDAKTIEKYIRGLTDSLLVHEVSRYNIKGKEFLSTLSKYYVADLGLRQMILGNRNIDMGHILENVIYLELLRRKGNVYVGQFDKNEIDFVVINSNEIEYYQVALTVLDENTLKRELDTFKNIKDNYPKYLITLDDVMVNTDYDGIKVVNALEWLLEV